Sequence from the Pseudomonas sp. 7SR1 genome:
AGCACCGCACACAAGCAACCCGACACCGCCCTCTATCGCGCCACGATTCCCGCCGGCGAACCCTGGCTGACAGAGGTCAAGGCGGGCCAGACCCTGCGCATTCTCGACCTGGAAGGCAACCAGGCAGTCGACACGCTGTTCTACAGCCTGGCCAACCCCAAGGAACGCTATGACGTGCAACGCACCCTGCGCCGGCAGAACAATGTCTACCTGAGTACCGGCAGCGTGCTGTATTCCAACCTCGGCCGTCCGATGCTGACCATCATCGAAGACACCTGCGGGCGCCACGACACCCTCGGCGGCGCTTGTGCCCAGGAAAGCAACACCGTGCGCTACGCCCTGGAGAAGCGCTACATGCACAGCTGCCGGGACAACTATCTGCGGGCCTGTGCCCACGACGGTCGCCTGGGCAAGGGCGACATCGGCCCTAACATCAACTTTTTCATGAACGTGCCGGTCACCGCCGACGGCGGCCTGAGCTTCGAAGATGGCATTTCGGCACCGGGCA
This genomic interval carries:
- a CDS encoding urea amidolyase associated protein UAAP2, giving the protein MSFAISTAHKQPDTALYRATIPAGEPWLTEVKAGQTLRILDLEGNQAVDTLFYSLANPKERYDVQRTLRRQNNVYLSTGSVLYSNLGRPMLTIIEDTCGRHDTLGGACAQESNTVRYALEKRYMHSCRDNYLRACAHDGRLGKGDIGPNINFFMNVPVTADGGLSFEDGISAPGKYVDLRAEMDVIVLISNCPQLNNPCNAYNPTPAELLIWN